Proteins encoded together in one Aminipila butyrica window:
- a CDS encoding ABC transporter ATP-binding protein translates to MIKKLLSCIGQYKKDSLLAPAYVALEVIMEVIVPLLMASLIDYGIDGGSMSYIIKMGVALLIAAFISLIFGALAGRSAAVASSGFARNLRQRMYYNVQNFSFSNIDKFSTASIITRLTTDVTNVQNSYQMIIRMAIRAPIMLVFSLGVSFHIDAQLSLIFLGSIPILGLGLWLIISNVHPIFVRIFKTYDKLNNVVQENLHGIRVVKSFTREDFEIEKFGNISQTIYKDFSKAEKLLAFNMPLMQFCMYACMLLISWFGARAIVASGGDPIHGLSTGELMSLISYATQILVSLMMLSMVFVMITMSKASAERIVEILDEESDLKNVDNPVFDVKNGDITFDNVSFAYSKQSHKPVLDQINLTIKSGETIGILGGTGSSKTSLVQLIPRLYDVTKGQITVGGVDVREYDIDSLRNQVAVVLQKNILFSGTIKENLRWGNEEATDEELIHACQLAQAHAFVDSFPDKYDTYIEQGGSNVSGGQKQRLCIARALLKKPKILILDDSTSAVDTRTDLLIRKAFAEEIPDTTKIIIAQRVSSVQDSDKIIVLDDGKIDAIGTHQELLETCEVYREVYQSQMKGGEDHE, encoded by the coding sequence ATGATAAAAAAACTACTAAGTTGTATTGGTCAATATAAAAAAGATTCACTTCTAGCTCCAGCTTACGTCGCACTGGAAGTAATCATGGAAGTAATCGTCCCGCTGCTTATGGCTAGCCTGATCGACTACGGCATCGACGGTGGAAGCATGTCTTACATCATTAAGATGGGAGTAGCCTTGCTGATCGCTGCTTTTATTTCTCTGATTTTCGGTGCTCTGGCAGGCCGCAGCGCAGCTGTTGCTTCCTCTGGCTTTGCCCGAAACCTTCGCCAGCGGATGTATTACAACGTGCAGAACTTTTCCTTTTCCAATATCGACAAGTTCTCCACAGCCAGCATCATCACTCGGCTGACCACCGACGTGACCAACGTGCAAAACTCCTACCAGATGATTATTCGTATGGCAATCCGTGCCCCGATTATGCTGGTTTTTTCCTTGGGGGTATCTTTCCATATCGACGCCCAGCTTTCCTTGATATTTCTAGGTTCCATTCCAATCCTGGGTCTAGGCTTGTGGCTGATTATCTCCAATGTACATCCTATTTTTGTGCGGATATTTAAGACCTACGACAAACTCAACAATGTGGTACAAGAAAATCTCCACGGCATCCGCGTAGTAAAATCTTTTACCCGGGAAGACTTTGAAATTGAAAAGTTCGGTAACATCTCCCAGACAATCTACAAAGATTTTTCCAAGGCTGAAAAGCTGCTGGCCTTCAACATGCCCCTCATGCAGTTCTGCATGTATGCCTGTATGCTCCTGATTTCCTGGTTTGGCGCCCGGGCGATTGTCGCCTCCGGCGGCGACCCGATTCACGGCCTGAGCACCGGGGAATTGATGAGCTTAATCAGCTATGCCACCCAAATTCTTGTCAGCCTGATGATGCTGTCCATGGTTTTCGTGATGATTACCATGTCTAAGGCTTCTGCCGAGCGTATCGTCGAAATATTGGATGAAGAAAGCGACTTGAAGAATGTAGACAACCCCGTATTTGATGTTAAGAACGGGGATATCACCTTTGACAATGTGTCCTTTGCTTATTCCAAGCAATCTCACAAGCCCGTGCTAGATCAGATTAACCTGACCATCAAGTCTGGAGAAACCATTGGCATCCTGGGCGGCACCGGCTCTTCTAAAACCAGCTTGGTACAGCTTATTCCAAGGCTGTACGATGTAACTAAAGGCCAAATCACCGTAGGCGGTGTGGATGTCCGGGAATACGATATCGACAGTCTGAGGAATCAGGTAGCCGTGGTACTACAGAAAAATATTTTATTTTCGGGAACCATCAAGGAAAATTTACGCTGGGGCAATGAAGAGGCTACCGATGAGGAGCTGATACACGCTTGTCAGCTGGCACAGGCTCACGCCTTTGTGGATTCCTTCCCCGACAAATACGACACCTATATTGAGCAAGGGGGCTCTAATGTATCCGGCGGTCAAAAACAGCGGCTTTGCATCGCCCGAGCGCTGCTTAAAAAACCGAAAATCCTAATATTGGACGATTCCACCAGTGCCGTGGACACCAGAACAGACCTGCTCATTCGCAAGGCCTTTGCGGAAGAAATTCCGGATACCACTAAAATCATTATTGCCCAGCGAGTATCCTCTGTTCAGGATTCGGATAAAATTATTGTTTTGGACGATGGAAAGATTGATGCCATCGGCACCCATCAAGAGCTTTTAGAGACCTGTGAGGTCTACCGAGAAGTATACCAGTCTCAGATGAAAGGAGGCGAAGACCATGAGTAA
- a CDS encoding MarR family winged helix-turn-helix transcriptional regulator, translating into MKTRSIGMELRTLNNIIMRVMNNHTHKKYIDSITGTNGWIIGYIAHHGHQDVFQKDLEQHFCITRSTASSVINLMVQRGLIERHSVPYDARLKKLVLTPKALQFTRFMEEDGKKMEEILTKEFSLEELETLRSYILRMKTNLKEYDSQP; encoded by the coding sequence ATGAAAACACGCTCCATTGGCATGGAACTGCGCACCCTAAATAACATCATCATGCGCGTTATGAATAACCATACTCACAAAAAATACATTGACAGCATCACCGGAACCAATGGCTGGATTATTGGTTACATTGCCCACCACGGTCACCAGGACGTTTTTCAGAAGGATTTAGAGCAACATTTCTGCATCACCCGTTCCACTGCTTCCAGCGTCATCAATCTGATGGTACAAAGAGGATTGATTGAACGTCACAGCGTGCCTTACGATGCCCGGCTGAAAAAGCTGGTTTTGACTCCTAAAGCACTGCAATTTACCCGATTTATGGAAGAAGACGGCAAGAAAATGGAAGAGATCCTCACGAAAGAATTTTCACTAGAGGAGCTGGAAACGCTGCGCAGCTACATCCTGCGGATGAAAACCAATCTAAAAGAGTACGATTCTCAGCCTTAA
- a CDS encoding metallophosphoesterase — translation MKKTKGKKRLWITAIAVIFILILLFWGNTAIQITPITIEDTRIPSSFDGFTIVQVSDLHNAEFGNRQERLLHAVKSISPDMIAITGDLIDSNHTDIAKAMAFIKGSIKIAPVYYVTGNHEARTNQYAELKQQMIEAGVIILSDESTSIKGRTDSIQLIGLDDPSFTDSGDSYERAVQMDAKLKALLTENNQYTVLLSHRPELFDMYVENNINLVLSGHAHGGQVRLPFIGGIIAPNQGFFPRYSQGLYKKEQTNMVVSRGLGNSIMPLRINNRPELIHITFKVAKGANNMVNK, via the coding sequence ATGAAAAAAACAAAAGGGAAGAAAAGATTGTGGATTACAGCCATTGCCGTCATTTTTATTTTAATTTTACTATTTTGGGGAAATACCGCCATACAAATCACCCCTATTACGATAGAAGATACACGCATACCCTCATCTTTTGACGGCTTCACTATTGTTCAAGTTTCCGATTTGCACAATGCCGAATTTGGCAATCGTCAAGAAAGATTGCTTCACGCAGTCAAAAGCATCTCACCAGATATGATTGCCATTACCGGAGATTTGATTGATTCAAACCACACGGATATTGCAAAGGCCATGGCGTTTATCAAGGGTTCTATAAAAATAGCTCCGGTTTATTATGTTACAGGCAATCATGAAGCACGGACTAATCAGTATGCGGAGCTGAAACAACAAATGATTGAAGCGGGTGTTATTATATTAAGTGACGAAAGCACCTCCATTAAAGGCCGTACAGATTCCATTCAATTAATAGGGCTAGATGATCCCTCGTTTACAGATAGCGGTGATTCTTATGAACGTGCTGTTCAGATGGATGCAAAACTAAAAGCTTTACTGACGGAGAACAATCAGTACACCGTTTTATTGTCACACCGGCCAGAATTGTTTGATATGTATGTAGAAAACAATATTAATCTCGTTTTAAGCGGTCATGCCCACGGCGGGCAGGTGCGCCTACCTTTTATCGGAGGAATTATCGCACCAAATCAAGGGTTTTTTCCACGGTATTCCCAAGGCCTATACAAAAAAGAACAAACCAACATGGTTGTCAGCCGTGGCTTAGGCAACAGCATTATGCCGCTGAGAATTAACAATCGTCCGGAATTGATCCACATTACGTTTAAAGTAGCAAAAGGTGCAAATAATATGGTAAACAAGTAA